The stretch of DNA CCTTAGCAACGGGCAGCACGGTGAAGATTGAACGGTTCCAGAATGAGATTAAGGACATTGTGATCAATCGGCCTTTGGATGAGGTCGTGGGCCGGGAGCTGGAGCTGCTGGGAGAGACACTGGTTCATGAGGAGCGGAAAGGGCTTGGCTCGACGGATGCAGGCAATGTGAGCCATGTTATTCCGACCACACATGAATATATCAAGATTGGGCCGGATGATCTGGTGGCCCACACTGCCGAGTTCAGGGAAGCGGCCGCTTCCCAGCGCGGAGATGAAGCCCTGATTATCGGAGCCAAAGCGCTCGCGCTGGCAGGCCTACAGCTGATTGTCCAGCCGGAACTGCTGGAGAAGGTGAAGGAGGATTTCAAACGGACACATGCCGCTGAATAGTAAACGATTAAGCCGCCCGGGTAACCCTAAGGCGGCTTTGCTATTCTCAAGGCCCTATCAACATCAAGGATGGATGGGGCTTGTCCTTAATTTACAGAGCAGGCAAGCGAATATGAAAGGCTGTTCCTATGGAGGGCTTGCTCTCTACATCAATTAGACCTCCATGCGCTTGAATCAGACTTTGTACAATGGACAGCCCGAGCCCGCTTCCCCTTGGCGCAGCCGAGCTTGATGTTCCGTAAGTATATTTGTTAAATAGCTTGCTGAGGGTTTCGGGTTCGATCCCCCCGCCATTGTCGGCAACGGTGACATGAATGAAATTTGACTCCTCACGCGAGAGGCTTACTTCTACCCGAGTCTGTGGAGGGTTATGCAGGATAGCATTCATCATTACATTCTGCAAAGCGCGATATAGCAGGCGCTGATCTGCCTCAATATAGAGATTCTCCTCTTCCGACTGGAAAGCCAGATCATAGGTTTGTGCTCTGGGATCATTGGCGATATCGGCGAAGAGCTCCTGTGTAAACCTTACAAGTTCCACACGGGTCCGGTTCAGAGGGAGAGAGGCAGATCCGTTATCTATTTGCAGGGACAGGCTGAGGTCGTTAATCAGACTCTCAATATGCAGTCCTTTACTTTGAATTTCGCTCAAAAAGCTGTGCTGTTCCTGTGAGCTCCAATGGTAGTCCTCATTAAGCAGCAGGGCAGAGTACCCCGTAATGTAGGTGAGCGGTGTTTTTAAATCATGGGATATTCCGGCAATCCATTCCCGCTTGGCCTCTTCCAGCTTCCCCCGTTCAATGGCGGCTTGCGCCAGTGTCCCCGACAGAGAGTGAATGTTCGAAATGACCTCCGTATAGAGGCGGAAGCGTCTGCGAAGCTTGCCCTTCCTGTTATAAACCTTGTGTTGGATCTGTGGCGGCTGGTAGATTCCTTCAGAGAGATTCGAAATCCAGGACATCATGAACCAGAGCGGTCCTGCAAAATACCAGCTGAACAGCAGACTGCAGAAGATAATGTTTACCAGGAAGGAGAGCAGAATATACAAGTCATAATGGTCGTTGCCTTCGGTAATCCCCCACAGGGGAAGGAGGACCTCGCTAGTGATGATTAAAGTGGCACTGATACTGAGAAGCCAGGCAGCCAGGCCGATAATAAAATGAAAACCAAACCTAAGCTTGATCCTCATGATGTCTCTTCCCCCTGATCCGAGGCCTTGGGCGGAACAAATTTATAGCCAATCCCCCGCAGATTCAGGATCAGT from Paenibacillus sp. CAA11 encodes:
- a CDS encoding sensor histidine kinase, whose product is MRIKLRFGFHFIIGLAAWLLSISATLIITSEVLLPLWGITEGNDHYDLYILLSFLVNIIFCSLLFSWYFAGPLWFMMSWISNLSEGIYQPPQIQHKVYNRKGKLRRRFRLYTEVISNIHSLSGTLAQAAIERGKLEEAKREWIAGISHDLKTPLTYITGYSALLLNEDYHWSSQEQHSFLSEIQSKGLHIESLINDLSLSLQIDNGSASLPLNRTRVELVRFTQELFADIANDPRAQTYDLAFQSEEENLYIEADQRLLYRALQNVMMNAILHNPPQTRVEVSLSREESNFIHVTVADNGGGIEPETLSKLFNKYTYGTSSSAAPRGSGLGLSIVQSLIQAHGGLIDVESKPSIGTAFHIRLPAL